Proteins from a genomic interval of Pseudomonas paeninsulae:
- a CDS encoding ParA family protein: MRVWAVANQKGGVGKTTTAIALAGLLADAGKRVVVVDLDPHGSMTSYFGHDPDALEHSGFDLFLHQGVVPQGLPEQLLLPTSHERIALLPSSTALATLERQSPGQSGLGLVIAKSLAQLWQGYDHAVIDSPPLLGVLMVNALAASQHLVIPVQTEFLAVKGLERMVSTLAMINRSRKQALPYSIVPTLFDRRTQASLSTLRMLRDSYPEHLWPAYIPIDTRLRDASRAGRTPSQFDPKSRGVLAYRALLKHLLTQQLAAQVA; this comes from the coding sequence ATGAGAGTCTGGGCTGTAGCCAATCAAAAGGGTGGTGTTGGCAAAACCACTACCGCCATCGCCTTGGCCGGCCTGCTGGCCGATGCCGGTAAGCGCGTGGTCGTGGTCGATCTCGATCCCCATGGGTCGATGACCAGCTATTTCGGCCACGACCCGGATGCGTTGGAACACAGCGGTTTCGACCTGTTCCTGCATCAGGGCGTGGTGCCCCAGGGGTTGCCTGAACAATTGCTTCTACCGACCAGTCACGAACGCATAGCACTGTTGCCCTCGAGTACCGCCTTGGCCACGCTCGAGCGCCAGTCGCCGGGGCAGAGCGGCTTGGGCCTAGTCATCGCCAAGAGCCTGGCGCAGCTCTGGCAGGGTTACGACCATGCGGTGATCGACAGTCCACCGTTGCTCGGTGTGCTGATGGTCAATGCGTTGGCGGCCAGCCAGCATCTGGTGATCCCGGTGCAGACCGAGTTTCTCGCGGTCAAGGGTCTGGAACGCATGGTCAGCACCTTGGCGATGATCAACCGATCGCGCAAACAGGCGTTGCCCTACAGCATAGTGCCGACCCTGTTCGACCGGCGTACCCAGGCCTCGCTGAGCACCTTGCGCATGCTGCGCGACAGCTACCCCGAACACCTGTGGCCCGCTTATATTCCGATCGACACGCGCTTGCGCGATGCCAGTCGCGCAGGCCGCACACCCTCGCAGTTCGACCCCAAAAGCCGCGGTGTACTGGCCTATCGGGCGCTGCTCAAGCACCTGTTGACGCAGCAGTTGGCCGCGCAGGTGGCTTGA
- a CDS encoding DUF2802 domain-containing protein, with product MLEIALILLGLVCLGLVGTCVWLIMQQRHLASLQAERDAARDLRIKELSKRLDIYLAGSVRMGEELHELRQIVAPLPDKLSQIEQRDPSSLSFTQAARLVGLGASVDDLTQSCGLSKAEAELISKLNQPKR from the coding sequence ATGCTTGAGATCGCGCTAATCCTGCTCGGGCTGGTGTGCCTCGGGCTGGTTGGCACCTGCGTCTGGCTGATCATGCAGCAGCGCCATCTGGCATCGCTGCAGGCCGAGCGGGATGCGGCGCGCGATCTGCGGATCAAGGAGTTAAGTAAACGCCTGGATATCTATCTGGCAGGCAGTGTGCGCATGGGTGAAGAACTGCACGAGCTGCGGCAGATCGTTGCGCCACTGCCGGACAAGCTCAGCCAGATCGAGCAGCGTGACCCGAGCAGTCTGTCGTTCACCCAGGCCGCGCGCCTGGTCGGCCTGGGGGCCAGCGTCGATGACCTGACCCAGTCCTGTGGGCTGAGCAAGGCCGAGGCGGAGCTGATCAGCAAGCTCAATCAGCCCAAGCGCTGA
- a CDS encoding EscU/YscU/HrcU family type III secretion system export apparatus switch protein — MKKTAPRQAIALTYDGQNAPNLSAKGDDELAEAILAIAREYEVPIYENADLVRLLARLELGEAIPEQLYRCIAEIIAFAWHLKGKCPPGFQRDNDITPPLPLLDGPPR, encoded by the coding sequence ATGAAAAAAACCGCACCGCGCCAAGCCATTGCCCTGACCTATGACGGGCAAAACGCCCCCAACCTCAGCGCCAAGGGCGATGACGAGTTGGCCGAAGCGATTCTCGCCATCGCCCGCGAATATGAAGTGCCCATCTACGAGAATGCCGACCTGGTGCGCCTGCTGGCACGCCTGGAACTGGGCGAGGCGATCCCCGAGCAACTGTATCGCTGCATTGCCGAGATCATCGCGTTTGCCTGGCACTTGAAGGGCAAGTGCCCACCGGGTTTCCAGCGTGACAATGACATCACCCCGCCACTACCGCTGCTCGACGGCCCGCCACGCTGA
- the motD gene encoding flagellar motor protein MotD, with product MARRRHQEEHENHERWLVSYADFITLLFAFFVVMYSMSSVNEGKYKILSDSLTGVFNQPDRAIKPIPVGDLRPRTTEPDRALVDEDEQASQPVDSLQSIADSMRQAFAGLIDSKQLKVSGNELWIEIELSSSLLFPSGDALPNNAAFDLIEKIAKILAPYENPVHVEGFTDNLPIKTPQYPTNWELSAARAASIVRMLAMDGVNPRRLASVGYGEFQPVADNATADGRARNRRVVLVVSRNLDVRRSVSGVGSANARPDSALRRAGTQPAAPAAMQAPSAGAVNPPSFAQ from the coding sequence ATGGCTCGTCGCAGGCACCAGGAAGAGCACGAAAACCATGAACGTTGGCTGGTCTCCTATGCCGACTTCATTACCCTGTTGTTTGCCTTTTTTGTGGTGATGTACTCGATGTCCTCGGTCAATGAGGGCAAGTACAAGATTCTCTCGGACAGCCTGACCGGGGTGTTCAACCAGCCCGACCGTGCGATCAAGCCTATTCCTGTGGGCGACCTGCGTCCGCGGACCACCGAGCCGGATCGCGCGCTGGTCGATGAGGACGAGCAGGCCAGCCAGCCTGTGGACTCCCTGCAGAGCATTGCCGACAGCATGCGCCAGGCGTTTGCCGGGTTGATCGACTCCAAGCAGTTGAAGGTGAGCGGCAACGAGTTGTGGATCGAGATCGAGCTCAGCTCCAGCCTGTTGTTCCCCAGTGGCGATGCCTTGCCGAACAATGCGGCATTCGATCTGATCGAGAAGATTGCCAAAATTTTGGCGCCTTATGAGAATCCGGTGCATGTCGAAGGGTTTACCGACAACCTGCCGATCAAGACCCCGCAGTATCCAACCAACTGGGAGTTGTCTGCCGCCCGCGCAGCCAGCATCGTGCGCATGCTCGCCATGGATGGGGTCAATCCCAGACGCTTGGCATCAGTGGGCTATGGTGAATTTCAGCCGGTGGCGGATAACGCGACGGCCGATGGTCGGGCGCGTAATCGGCGGGTGGTGTTGGTGGTGTCGCGCAACCTTGATGTGCGCCGCAGCGTGAGCGGTGTCGGCAGCGCCAATGCACGCCCCGATAGCGCCTTACGGCGGGCTGGCACACAACCTGCAGCACCAGCTGCAATGCAGGCCCCGTCAGCGGGTGCCGTCAATCCCCCGTCGTTTGCCCAATAG
- a CDS encoding CheW domain-containing protein, whose protein sequence is MSRPVATATRPQLALQSYLDSLLQEAAVELAESSSLDDFAAAVLEEQVRDAGLLCAAPVQALAEPAPVVLPMIESTPAVVAQPVFVESVIDVHLPAATLNLLPSLQPGERPAWAQEPFECLLFDVAGLTLAVPLVCLGSIFPLAGQELTPLFGQPDWFLGILPCQAGNLKVLDTARWVMPDRYRDDFRQGLQYVISVEGYEWGLAVHQVSRSIRLDPNEIKWRSQRTLRPWLAGTVIEHMCALLDVAALAELIASGAAKRMVNGQIH, encoded by the coding sequence ATGAGCCGTCCCGTCGCCACCGCCACGCGTCCCCAGTTGGCCTTGCAGTCCTATCTGGACAGCTTGTTGCAGGAAGCTGCAGTCGAGTTGGCCGAGAGTAGCAGCCTCGACGATTTCGCGGCTGCGGTGTTGGAGGAGCAGGTGCGCGATGCCGGCCTGCTGTGCGCGGCCCCCGTGCAGGCGCTGGCTGAACCAGCGCCGGTTGTCTTGCCGATGATCGAATCGACACCTGCTGTGGTCGCTCAGCCGGTGTTTGTTGAGTCGGTGATCGACGTCCATCTGCCCGCTGCAACCCTGAATCTGTTGCCCAGCTTGCAGCCGGGTGAGCGGCCAGCATGGGCACAAGAGCCGTTCGAATGCCTGTTGTTCGACGTCGCCGGCTTGACCCTGGCCGTGCCGCTGGTGTGCCTGGGTTCGATATTTCCGCTGGCAGGGCAGGAATTGACGCCATTATTTGGCCAGCCGGACTGGTTTCTCGGCATACTGCCGTGCCAGGCCGGTAACCTGAAAGTCCTGGACACCGCACGCTGGGTGATGCCTGACCGTTACCGCGATGACTTTCGCCAGGGTTTGCAGTATGTGATTTCCGTCGAAGGCTATGAATGGGGCCTGGCGGTGCATCAGGTCAGCCGTTCGATTCGCCTGGACCCAAATGAGATCAAGTGGCGCTCTCAGCGCACGTTGCGACCCTGGCTGGCCGGCACCGTGATTGAGCATATGTGCGCCTTGCTGGATGTGGCGGCCTTGGCCGAGTTGATTGCCAGTGGCGCGGCCAAGCGCATGGTCAATGGCCAGATTCACTGA
- the ccmA gene encoding cytochrome c biogenesis heme-transporting ATPase CcmA produces the protein MTSPLLEAVALACERDWRMLFERLDLRLAAGEMLQIAGPNGSGKTSLLRLLAGLMQPTAGEVRLNGQPLGSQRSELARNLLWIGHAAGIKGLLTAEENLAWLCALHRPAERAAIWQALEAVGLRGFEDVPCHTLSAGQQRRVALARLYLDGPPLWILDEPFTALDKLAVAQLENHLAWHCEMGGLVLLTTHHTLTVKPAGYRELDLGQRIL, from the coding sequence GTGACCAGCCCTCTTCTTGAAGCCGTGGCGCTCGCTTGTGAGCGGGATTGGCGCATGCTGTTCGAGCGGCTCGACCTGCGTTTGGCGGCCGGCGAGATGTTGCAGATTGCCGGTCCCAACGGCAGCGGCAAGACCAGCCTGCTGCGTTTGCTCGCCGGGCTGATGCAGCCTACGGCCGGCGAAGTCCGCCTGAATGGTCAGCCGCTGGGCTCGCAGCGTAGCGAGCTGGCACGTAACCTGTTGTGGATTGGCCATGCCGCCGGGATCAAGGGTCTGCTCACTGCCGAAGAGAACCTGGCCTGGTTATGCGCGTTGCATCGTCCGGCCGAGCGCGCGGCGATCTGGCAGGCGCTGGAGGCCGTTGGCCTGCGCGGTTTCGAGGATGTGCCCTGTCATACCCTGTCTGCCGGCCAGCAGCGTCGTGTCGCGCTGGCCCGCTTGTATCTGGACGGGCCGCCGTTGTGGATCCTCGATGAACCTTTCACCGCCCTCGACAAGCTCGCCGTGGCGCAACTGGAAAACCATCTGGCCTGGCACTGCGAAATGGGCGGTCTGGTGCTGCTGACCACCCATCACACGTTGACGGTCAAACCTGCTGGTTACCGCGAGCTTGATCTGGGGCAGCGTATCCTATGA
- a CDS encoding chemotaxis protein CheW, giving the protein MKKNSAQGAEDPILQWVTFHLDNETYGINVMQVQEVLRYTEIAPVPGAPSYVLGIINLRGNVVTVIDTRQRFGLDSVPVTDNTRIVIIEADKQVVGIMVDSVAEVVYLRQSEVETAPNVGNDESAKFIQGVCNKNGELLILVELDKMMSEEEWSELESI; this is encoded by the coding sequence ATGAAGAAGAATTCTGCACAGGGCGCTGAAGATCCCATCCTGCAATGGGTGACCTTCCACCTGGACAATGAAACCTACGGCATCAATGTGATGCAGGTTCAGGAAGTGCTGCGCTACACCGAGATCGCTCCGGTGCCGGGTGCGCCGAGCTATGTGCTGGGCATCATCAATCTGCGTGGCAATGTGGTGACGGTGATCGACACCCGCCAACGCTTCGGCCTGGATTCGGTACCGGTCACCGACAATACCCGCATCGTGATCATCGAGGCGGACAAGCAAGTGGTCGGCATCATGGTCGACAGCGTGGCTGAGGTGGTCTATCTGCGTCAGTCCGAGGTGGAAACCGCGCCGAATGTCGGCAACGACGAGTCGGCCAAGTTCATCCAGGGCGTGTGCAACAAGAACGGCGAGCTGCTGATTCTGGTCGAGCTGGACAAGATGATGAGCGAAGAAGAGTGGTCCGAGCTGGAGAGTATCTAA
- the ccmB gene encoding heme exporter protein CcmB — translation MSNVFSLLVAREARLLFRRPAELANPLVFFAIVIALFPLAVGPDTQLLKTLSPGLVWVAALLAVLLSLDGLFRSDFEDGSLEQWVLSPHPLPLLVLAKVLANWLLSGLALVLLAPLLALMLGLPGRCLPVLLLSLLLGTPVLSLLGAVGAALTVGLKRGGLLLALLILPLYIPVLILGSGALQASLQGLPAVGHLLWLASLTALAVTLTPFAIAAGLTISVGE, via the coding sequence ATGAGTAATGTGTTTAGTCTGTTGGTCGCGCGCGAAGCACGATTGTTGTTTCGCCGGCCTGCCGAGTTGGCCAATCCGCTGGTGTTCTTCGCCATTGTGATCGCCCTGTTTCCGTTGGCCGTGGGGCCGGATACCCAGCTGTTGAAAACCCTGTCCCCGGGTCTTGTGTGGGTGGCGGCATTATTGGCAGTGCTGCTCTCGCTGGATGGCTTGTTTCGCAGCGATTTTGAGGATGGCTCACTAGAGCAGTGGGTCCTTTCGCCGCACCCCCTGCCTCTTCTGGTATTGGCCAAGGTGCTGGCAAACTGGTTGCTTTCCGGCCTGGCTCTGGTGCTGCTGGCACCCTTGCTGGCCTTGATGCTCGGTTTGCCCGGGCGCTGCTTGCCGGTGCTGTTACTCTCGCTGCTGCTCGGTACGCCGGTGTTGAGCCTGCTCGGCGCGGTCGGCGCGGCACTGACGGTGGGCCTCAAGCGTGGCGGCCTGCTGTTGGCGCTGCTGATTCTGCCGCTGTATATCCCGGTGTTAATTCTTGGCAGTGGGGCGTTGCAAGCCAGCCTGCAAGGATTGCCGGCGGTTGGCCACCTGTTGTGGCTGGCCAGCCTCACTGCATTAGCGGTGACGTTGACACCTTTTGCCATTGCCGCCGGTCTGACGATTAGCGTCGGCGAGTGA
- the fliK gene encoding flagellar hook-length control protein FliK: protein MSDISSSRPIAPTPPSSRASAPAGDLTLKLLQPLQGLLASGETAKAEVVALKEVAQSFQLLLKLTLDNGRQTTLQASSPRPLAQGTALVVTALSESRMAVALLAGGEKALTSLDLEQLPIGTLLQGKVVAREQLTQAKTQQVLYKVVVSLLNTPLAGSKLSLETPLALPLGSLLSAQVQGSQALNFLPLSGRLDQLELSQQLASQQNRQGSLEGLFKALQGVGGKTALPEGLRSSIDKLFNTLPDATQLSTAKGLSQAMENSGLFLESKLLGGQGHALPADMKANLLRLISQLLPTLASGAPLATANASAAMAQVLPAFARDILGSLGQSSARQQALRFPLPSRLLQSMEGEEDLQTLLKLAAAAVSRLQTHQLSSLAQSQVGPDGNLLTTWQLELPMRDQRELVPLQVKIQHEEPQKSPGNEPKEALWKVELAFDLEPLGPLQVQAQLARGSLSSQLWAERPRTASLIDAELNTLRERLTAAGLNVGELACNQGTPPQGPRTSLEQRWVDETA, encoded by the coding sequence ATGAGCGACATCAGCAGTTCCCGCCCCATAGCGCCAACGCCGCCGAGCAGTCGTGCCAGCGCGCCGGCAGGCGATCTGACACTAAAGCTGCTGCAGCCGCTGCAAGGCCTGCTGGCCAGCGGCGAAACCGCCAAGGCCGAGGTAGTCGCCCTCAAGGAAGTGGCGCAGAGCTTCCAGCTGCTGCTCAAGCTGACGCTGGACAATGGTCGCCAGACAACCCTGCAGGCGAGCAGCCCACGCCCCCTTGCCCAAGGCACCGCGCTGGTGGTCACGGCACTGTCGGAAAGTCGTATGGCGGTGGCCCTGCTGGCCGGCGGTGAAAAAGCCCTGACCAGCCTGGACCTCGAACAACTGCCGATCGGCACCTTGCTGCAAGGCAAGGTCGTGGCGCGCGAACAGCTGACCCAGGCCAAAACACAGCAGGTGCTCTACAAGGTGGTAGTGAGCCTGCTCAACACCCCGCTGGCTGGCAGCAAACTGTCGCTGGAAACCCCTCTGGCGCTGCCCCTCGGCAGCCTGCTCAGCGCTCAGGTGCAAGGCAGCCAGGCCCTGAATTTCCTGCCCCTCAGCGGGCGCCTCGATCAGCTCGAGTTAAGCCAGCAATTGGCCAGCCAGCAGAACCGCCAGGGCTCATTGGAAGGCTTGTTCAAGGCCCTGCAAGGCGTAGGGGGCAAGACGGCACTGCCGGAAGGCCTGCGCAGCAGCATCGATAAACTGTTCAACACCCTGCCCGATGCCACCCAACTCAGCACCGCTAAAGGGCTGAGCCAGGCCATGGAAAATAGCGGTCTGTTCCTCGAAAGCAAACTGCTCGGCGGCCAGGGCCATGCCCTGCCGGCGGACATGAAAGCCAATCTGCTGCGCCTGATCAGCCAACTGCTGCCCACTCTGGCGAGCGGCGCACCGCTGGCCACGGCCAACGCCAGCGCAGCCATGGCCCAGGTGCTGCCGGCATTCGCCCGCGACATACTCGGCTCCCTCGGCCAATCCAGCGCACGCCAACAGGCATTACGCTTTCCCCTGCCATCGCGCCTACTGCAGTCAATGGAGGGCGAAGAGGACCTGCAAACCCTGCTGAAACTGGCCGCCGCCGCCGTCTCGCGCCTGCAAACCCACCAACTGTCCAGCCTGGCGCAGAGCCAGGTCGGCCCGGACGGCAACCTGCTGACCACCTGGCAACTGGAGCTGCCCATGCGCGACCAGCGCGAATTGGTGCCCTTGCAGGTAAAAATCCAGCACGAAGAACCGCAGAAGTCGCCGGGCAACGAACCCAAGGAAGCGCTGTGGAAGGTCGAGCTGGCCTTCGACCTGGAACCGCTGGGGCCGCTGCAAGTGCAGGCGCAACTGGCCCGTGGCAGCCTGTCCAGCCAGCTCTGGGCCGAGCGCCCGCGTACCGCCAGCCTGATCGACGCCGAGCTGAACACGCTGCGTGAACGCCTGACCGCCGCCGGCCTGAATGTCGGTGAACTGGCCTGTAATCAAGGCACGCCACCCCAGGGACCAAGGACCAGCCTGGAACAACGCTGGGTTGACGAAACCGCATGA